The following proteins are encoded in a genomic region of uncultured Umboniibacter sp.:
- a CDS encoding helix-turn-helix transcriptional regulator yields MSKDSNSFGRLLKFWRQLHGFSQEALALELDSSTRHISCLENAKAHPSLPMVEHLARTLSLTERDRCYLMMSAGYTPEVASVDFNDPNYKWLRNAMHRSVMALDPHPAALINRYGELLMVNRAWVGLYRQLFNEEDLNKQVNHYDLLFAGQAKAGKSTLGDNAMALVIMALQQEALISDDPRYQPVLKRLYENENTPANWADVAAGLEPMASYRIQLPVGTELATFFAVNQTVGATGPASYVSEPRLTIVTLYPENIEVDLSSFVQHQYQHPLLT; encoded by the coding sequence GTGTCAAAAGATAGCAACAGTTTCGGTCGATTACTGAAATTCTGGCGCCAGCTACACGGATTCAGCCAAGAAGCTTTAGCGCTAGAATTAGACTCCTCCACGCGCCACATAAGCTGTCTAGAGAACGCGAAAGCTCATCCAAGCCTCCCCATGGTTGAACATCTTGCCCGTACCCTCTCTCTCACAGAGCGCGATCGTTGCTATTTAATGATGTCTGCCGGTTATACGCCTGAAGTCGCTAGCGTGGATTTTAATGATCCGAACTACAAATGGCTTCGCAACGCGATGCATCGCTCCGTGATGGCACTCGACCCACACCCAGCAGCCCTGATAAACCGCTACGGGGAATTATTGATGGTCAATCGGGCTTGGGTAGGTTTGTATCGACAGTTGTTCAATGAAGAGGATCTGAATAAGCAAGTTAACCATTACGACCTCCTCTTCGCCGGCCAAGCTAAAGCTGGGAAATCGACGCTCGGCGACAATGCCATGGCATTAGTTATTATGGCACTTCAACAGGAGGCGTTGATTAGTGACGATCCGCGCTATCAGCCGGTGCTAAAGCGCCTCTACGAGAATGAAAATACGCCGGCAAACTGGGCAGATGTCGCCGCGGGGTTAGAACCGATGGCAAGTTATCGTATTCAACTGCCCGTAGGCACCGAACTCGCTACGTTCTTTGCGGTAAACCAAACCGTAGGGGCCACAGGGCCAGCAAGTTATGTATCCGAACCTCGGCTCACTATCGTCACGCTATATCCAGAGAACATTGAAGTTGATTTATCAAGCTTTGTTCAGCATCAATATCAACACCCTCTTTTGACTTGA
- a CDS encoding AMP-binding protein, which yields MNNIIPSYSQTQLDLINTEGYRSLADVFAFATATYHDRIAFNCHGDELSFAEINTKSAALGAYLINELGLSQGDRVAIQMPNITAYPVAAWAALRTGLIIVNTNPLYTARELVHQFNDSGAKALVIADKLAESTASILDQTSIEHVVVVGETSNPNFHCFDQALALGAEQVMPEAELSMNSTAVLQYTGGTTGLSKGALLTHGNLFAAMNITRDMFPLVDDKQEIVIAPMPIYHIYGYLMSVIATFLNGGLSALIPNPRDIGSMIGEMKRYSATGLAGVNTLFQGLMAHPEFQEVDFSRYSSIIAGGTALIKEISDEWTERTGTQIFEGYGLSETASALTVNAPGKQKLGTVGQAVDHSEVKVINEAGGTLTQGEAGEICVRGPHVMVGYWNRPEATAEVLDSDGWFRTGDIGFVDEEGFIKIVDRLKDMIIVSGFNVYPNEVEAVVYGHPEVVECAAVGVPDENTGEAIRLYVVAKDSTLNASALQTFCRESLTAYKIPKQICFEDDLPKSNVGKILRRELRDRARAEVSGEA from the coding sequence ATGAACAACATCATTCCTTCGTATAGTCAAACACAGCTCGATCTAATCAATACCGAGGGCTATCGCAGCCTGGCAGATGTCTTCGCCTTCGCCACCGCCACTTATCATGATCGCATCGCCTTTAACTGCCACGGTGACGAACTCAGCTTTGCTGAGATCAACACTAAAAGTGCCGCGCTAGGTGCCTACCTGATTAATGAGCTTGGTTTATCTCAGGGCGATCGTGTTGCTATTCAAATGCCAAACATTACGGCCTATCCTGTTGCCGCGTGGGCCGCCCTGAGAACAGGTCTTATTATTGTTAACACCAATCCGCTATACACGGCTCGTGAGCTAGTTCATCAGTTCAACGATTCGGGAGCTAAGGCACTAGTGATTGCGGATAAATTAGCGGAATCTACCGCTTCAATTCTGGATCAGACGAGCATCGAACACGTCGTGGTCGTGGGTGAGACCTCAAACCCTAATTTTCATTGTTTCGACCAAGCACTAGCCTTAGGTGCAGAGCAAGTGATGCCCGAGGCAGAGCTGAGCATGAACTCTACGGCCGTGCTGCAATATACGGGCGGCACCACAGGCCTATCTAAGGGGGCTCTCCTCACCCACGGCAATCTTTTTGCCGCGATGAACATCACTCGTGACATGTTCCCACTGGTTGACGACAAGCAAGAGATTGTCATCGCGCCAATGCCTATCTACCATATCTACGGCTATTTAATGTCGGTGATTGCTACCTTCTTGAACGGTGGTTTGAGCGCTCTGATCCCTAATCCCAGAGATATCGGCAGCATGATTGGTGAGATGAAACGCTATTCGGCCACTGGCCTTGCGGGGGTCAACACACTCTTCCAAGGATTAATGGCTCACCCGGAATTTCAAGAGGTTGATTTCTCTCGCTACAGCTCAATCATCGCCGGTGGTACCGCGCTAATCAAAGAGATCAGTGACGAGTGGACAGAGCGCACAGGCACGCAGATATTTGAGGGCTATGGTCTTTCCGAGACCGCTTCAGCACTTACCGTCAACGCCCCCGGAAAACAAAAGCTGGGGACTGTTGGACAAGCCGTCGACCATTCGGAGGTTAAGGTAATTAACGAGGCGGGTGGTACCCTCACGCAGGGCGAAGCGGGAGAAATCTGTGTTCGCGGCCCGCATGTGATGGTAGGTTATTGGAACCGACCAGAAGCTACCGCGGAAGTCCTCGATAGCGATGGCTGGTTTCGTACCGGTGACATCGGCTTTGTTGACGAGGAAGGTTTCATCAAGATTGTCGATCGCCTCAAAGATATGATTATTGTTTCGGGCTTTAATGTTTACCCGAACGAAGTTGAAGCGGTAGTTTACGGTCACCCAGAGGTAGTTGAGTGCGCTGCTGTAGGTGTCCCAGACGAGAACACGGGCGAAGCAATCCGCCTATACGTAGTGGCTAAAGACTCAACGCTTAACGCCAGCGCATTACAGACATTCTGTCGCGAGAGTTTAACTGCGTATAAGATCCCGAAGCAGATTTGTTTTGAAGATGACCTACCGAAATCTAACGTCGGCAAAATCTTACGTCGAGAATTAAGAGACCGAGCGAGAGCGGAGGTTTCAGGAGAAGCCTAA
- a CDS encoding SMP-30/gluconolactonase/LRE family protein translates to MKTVLKALVVVIVLITGLLSTLFAVSPVRPEVFEPTPIPSLTGVYAPELSLDDSQLISLSAEGPEAVAIDTAGNLYTGLANGDIVKVSVEDNNHSTLVNTGGRPLGLSFDQQQRLVIADAVTGLLRLESNGSLTTLIDSRHSPQFGFLDDLVVTKDGVIWVTQASQRYPFGEHVRDFFEASMTGRLLRYDPNSNDVSVALDGLFFANGVTASLNEDFLLINETGKARILRHWLNGEQEGETDIFIDRLPALPDNIRADPQSGYWVALVSLRTPQLSQLYENPVLLRILGALPPKWAEPSQHYGLIAKLSENGEVLETRHSQSRITHITSVIRRDQQLIIGSLTGSDIAVVPLIE, encoded by the coding sequence ATGAAGACAGTATTGAAAGCGCTAGTAGTCGTCATTGTTTTAATTACGGGATTACTCAGCACGCTCTTTGCTGTCTCCCCCGTTCGCCCAGAGGTATTTGAACCGACCCCCATTCCTTCGCTAACGGGTGTCTATGCACCAGAACTAAGCTTGGATGACTCTCAACTTATTAGCCTGAGCGCAGAGGGCCCTGAGGCCGTTGCGATTGATACCGCTGGCAACCTTTATACTGGGCTGGCTAACGGGGATATTGTTAAAGTTTCAGTCGAAGATAATAATCACTCTACCTTAGTCAACACTGGGGGGCGACCACTAGGTCTTAGTTTCGACCAACAGCAGCGGCTTGTGATTGCTGACGCTGTCACGGGCTTACTTCGGCTTGAGTCCAACGGCTCTCTGACTACCTTGATCGACTCACGACACAGCCCACAGTTCGGATTTTTAGATGATTTGGTAGTAACCAAAGACGGCGTCATTTGGGTTACCCAAGCGTCCCAACGCTATCCCTTCGGTGAGCATGTTAGGGACTTCTTTGAAGCCTCAATGACTGGCAGGCTATTGCGCTATGATCCCAATTCTAATGATGTATCCGTGGCGCTAGATGGATTATTCTTTGCCAATGGCGTCACGGCCTCGCTAAATGAAGACTTTCTTCTTATTAATGAAACCGGCAAAGCCCGTATCCTCCGCCACTGGCTTAACGGTGAGCAGGAAGGTGAAACCGATATTTTCATCGATCGCCTCCCCGCGCTACCCGATAACATTCGTGCTGACCCCCAATCCGGTTACTGGGTTGCGCTCGTCAGTCTCAGAACGCCCCAACTCAGTCAGCTTTATGAGAATCCCGTCCTACTGCGGATTCTTGGCGCTCTGCCGCCGAAGTGGGCAGAGCCGTCACAACATTATGGATTGATTGCCAAACTGAGTGAAAATGGCGAAGTGCTGGAAACCCGTCATTCTCAGAGCCGTATTACGCATATTACCAGTGTGATAAGACGCGATCAGCAGCTGATCATTGGCTCGCTAACGGGGAGTGATATTGCGGTAGTGCCTCTGATTGAATGA
- a CDS encoding DUF808 domain-containing protein, which produces MAGASLFALFDDIAAVLDDVAVMSKVAAKKTAGVLGDDLALNAEQVSGVRAERELPVVWAVAKGSMLNKLILVPAALVISAILPQLILPALMLGGLYLCYEGSEKIWHHIAHRTERVEEKAVLLSALQHPEIDLAVLERDKIRGAIRTDFILSAEIIVIVLGTVASATLLNKALVLSLIAFAMTIGVYGLVAFIVKLDDMALYMVNHASESIWGRVQKKMGLSILAFCPWLMKSLSVIGTIAMFLVGGGIITHGIPMIEHAIHSLALPLEVISVVLMQGLVGLLVGAVAVVLMSAAKAIYRKIKTAV; this is translated from the coding sequence ATGGCGGGTGCAAGTCTATTCGCATTATTCGACGATATCGCAGCGGTTCTCGATGACGTAGCAGTGATGTCTAAAGTAGCAGCGAAGAAAACCGCTGGGGTATTAGGTGATGATCTAGCGCTAAACGCAGAACAGGTTAGCGGTGTTAGAGCTGAGCGTGAGTTACCAGTAGTCTGGGCAGTTGCTAAGGGTTCGATGTTGAACAAGTTAATCCTTGTGCCCGCCGCGCTTGTTATCAGTGCTATTCTGCCTCAGCTGATTCTCCCAGCTCTTATGCTGGGCGGGCTTTATCTCTGCTATGAAGGCTCGGAGAAAATCTGGCATCACATCGCGCATCGCACTGAGCGCGTGGAAGAAAAGGCAGTACTCTTATCTGCGCTCCAGCACCCCGAAATTGACTTAGCAGTACTCGAACGCGATAAAATTCGCGGTGCGATCCGAACGGACTTTATTCTTTCTGCCGAAATCATCGTAATTGTTCTGGGAACCGTTGCGAGTGCAACACTCTTAAATAAGGCTCTTGTCTTATCGCTCATCGCGTTTGCTATGACGATAGGTGTTTATGGTTTAGTCGCCTTCATTGTTAAGTTAGACGATATGGCACTCTATATGGTCAACCACGCAAGTGAATCAATTTGGGGACGGGTACAAAAGAAAATGGGTCTCTCTATCTTGGCTTTCTGTCCATGGCTGATGAAATCTTTATCGGTAATAGGGACGATTGCTATGTTCCTTGTGGGTGGCGGAATAATCACACATGGCATACCTATGATTGAACATGCTATTCACAGCTTAGCATTGCCGCTGGAAGTGATTAGTGTGGTGCTTATGCAGGGCTTAGTTGGACTATTAGTTGGCGCGGTTGCTGTAGTTTTGATGTCAGCTGCGAAGGCGATTTACCGAAAGATTAAGACTGCAGTTTAA
- a CDS encoding hemolysin III family protein, with protein MATKNTHSVSEYSIFEERLNVLSHVIGLLLAVLGSVLLLIRAVSIGEVVHIVSFGVYGASMIILYAASSLYHSAKNPIARRHLKVFDHAAIYILIAGSYTPFTLVVLSGWVGWTLFGIVWGMAACGVVLKIFFTGRYHKVSTAIYVLMGWLIVLAIKPLSEGLPEAGVQWLVAGGISYTVGALLYSIRRLPLNHALFHVFVVLGTVFQFITVYEYILIMPR; from the coding sequence ATGGCGACCAAAAACACACATTCCGTAAGCGAATATAGTATTTTTGAAGAGCGCCTAAATGTGCTTTCACATGTCATTGGTCTGCTGCTCGCCGTCCTGGGTTCGGTGCTCCTGCTAATTAGAGCGGTGAGTATCGGGGAAGTTGTACACATTGTTAGTTTTGGTGTCTATGGCGCCAGTATGATCATACTGTATGCCGCTTCTTCACTCTATCACTCAGCAAAGAATCCGATAGCTCGACGACACTTAAAGGTTTTTGATCATGCCGCCATTTATATACTAATCGCCGGTAGTTACACACCCTTCACGCTCGTTGTGCTTAGTGGTTGGGTGGGTTGGACGCTCTTCGGAATAGTATGGGGAATGGCTGCTTGTGGAGTTGTACTGAAGATCTTCTTCACGGGGCGTTATCACAAGGTATCAACGGCAATTTATGTACTCATGGGGTGGTTAATTGTGCTCGCTATTAAGCCACTCTCTGAAGGACTGCCTGAAGCTGGAGTTCAGTGGTTAGTTGCCGGCGGTATCAGCTATACGGTTGGCGCATTACTTTACAGTATCAGGCGGCTTCCTCTGAATCACGCACTCTTCCACGTGTTTGTAGTACTAGGGACAGTTTTTCAATTTATTACTGTCTACGAATATATTCTCATTATGCCTCGATAA
- a CDS encoding Na+/H+ antiporter NhaC family protein gives MSWFSVIPPMLAILVVLWRREVILALVTALISSEVITLLLAGSSPLMSLFGGLIGSIESTIEVLGSAGNARILVFSLLVGALLAFMRQSGGVSAFVGLLVNKGIASTPRRTGLLTFFTGVFVFIESNLSVLTAGIISRGLFDKFKMSRARLAYIIDSTSAPICILILLNAWGAYILGLVSNYELGESSVTILIGTIPLNFYAWFTLLLVLYTVITGRVHGPMKKSERKLSTEIETQVEQIEATKVRYMLLPLATMVFGMIGFMLMTGNGDITQGSGSQSVLYATLLALLVAYTLLRFGGGYRHQGLLKIAFDGMSDLLPLVIIVLLSLALGTSLRALGTGEFIAGIISANLPLFIIPALLFVAGAVMSFTTGTSWGTFAILVPIGMPLVINLDLDAALVLSAILGGGIFGDHASPISDTTAVSSVASGCDLLEHVETQMPYALTSGAAAFIAYIIAGIVTI, from the coding sequence ATGTCTTGGTTTAGTGTCATACCCCCAATGTTAGCAATCCTGGTTGTGCTGTGGCGCCGTGAAGTTATTCTAGCGCTCGTCACAGCGTTGATCAGTTCAGAAGTTATTACACTGTTACTTGCTGGTTCATCGCCTCTGATGTCACTCTTTGGCGGGCTAATAGGATCGATAGAAAGTACCATCGAAGTGTTAGGTTCTGCTGGCAATGCTCGAATTCTAGTATTTTCGCTTTTAGTTGGGGCGCTGTTAGCTTTTATGCGCCAGTCCGGTGGCGTGAGCGCCTTTGTCGGTCTTCTGGTGAATAAGGGGATTGCTTCTACCCCGCGCAGAACAGGATTACTCACATTCTTTACGGGCGTCTTTGTTTTCATTGAATCTAACCTCAGTGTTTTAACCGCAGGGATTATCTCTCGTGGTCTGTTCGACAAGTTTAAAATGAGCCGAGCGCGATTGGCATATATCATTGACAGTACGAGCGCACCAATTTGCATCCTTATTCTGTTGAATGCTTGGGGTGCCTATATTCTAGGGCTGGTGAGTAACTACGAACTGGGCGAATCTTCGGTAACGATCCTGATTGGGACTATCCCTCTCAATTTCTATGCCTGGTTCACACTGTTGCTAGTACTCTATACCGTCATCACGGGTCGTGTTCATGGCCCAATGAAAAAGTCGGAGAGGAAACTCAGTACTGAAATCGAAACTCAGGTCGAGCAGATTGAAGCCACCAAAGTACGCTACATGCTCTTGCCGTTGGCAACGATGGTTTTTGGTATGATTGGCTTTATGCTGATGACTGGCAACGGCGATATTACCCAGGGTTCTGGATCTCAATCAGTGCTCTATGCAACGCTGTTAGCTCTACTCGTTGCATACACTTTGTTGCGCTTCGGCGGCGGTTATCGACATCAGGGGCTACTAAAGATTGCCTTCGATGGTATGTCCGATCTGCTGCCCTTGGTGATCATTGTGCTCCTATCTCTTGCTTTAGGTACTAGCCTTCGAGCGCTAGGAACGGGGGAATTCATCGCGGGTATTATATCGGCTAACCTGCCACTGTTTATCATTCCGGCTTTGTTGTTTGTCGCGGGCGCCGTAATGTCCTTCACAACAGGTACCTCATGGGGAACCTTCGCCATTCTAGTCCCTATTGGCATGCCCTTGGTCATCAACTTGGATCTTGACGCTGCGTTGGTGTTGTCTGCCATCTTGGGTGGCGGCATCTTTGGTGACCATGCGTCGCCGATATCTGACACGACGGCAGTCAGTTCGGTGGCATCGGGTTGTGACTTACTTGAGCACGTGGAGACACAAATGCCCTACGCACTAACAAGTGGCGCAGCGGCCTTCATTGCCTACATTATTGCGGGTATCGTCACCATCTAA
- the murQ gene encoding N-acetylmuramic acid 6-phosphate etherase, protein MIQLSEQREKELIIQLESMVSESRNANSLDLDQLSTLDLVTLINSEDATVASAVSQALAAIADAVELAVSAIKDGGRLIYLGAGTSGRLGVLDAVECPPTFSVPHGLVVGVLAGGQGAMFKAVEGAEDSVELGANDLKAIDLTSKDCVVGIAASGRTPYVIGGLSYANSLGAKTVAMSCNPDGAILSHAAVAIALSVGPEVLTGSTRLKAGTAQKLALNMLSTATMVKLGKVYQNLMVDVAASNEKLYARAVRIVMLATECPYDTAKAALIKSGYRAKVAILMILSNLSAEEAEVRLASSNGKLSDAV, encoded by the coding sequence ATGATTCAATTGAGTGAACAACGCGAAAAAGAACTCATTATTCAGCTCGAGAGTATGGTCTCCGAGAGCCGTAACGCCAATTCTCTCGACTTAGACCAATTGAGCACTTTAGATCTCGTTACGTTAATTAATAGTGAAGATGCTACCGTTGCGTCGGCAGTATCACAGGCCCTGGCTGCGATAGCTGATGCGGTTGAACTAGCAGTTAGTGCAATTAAGGATGGCGGAAGGCTAATCTATCTTGGGGCGGGTACCAGCGGTCGCCTGGGTGTACTCGACGCAGTAGAGTGCCCACCCACCTTTTCAGTTCCTCATGGTTTGGTCGTCGGCGTATTAGCTGGTGGCCAGGGAGCTATGTTCAAAGCCGTCGAAGGCGCAGAGGACAGCGTTGAATTAGGTGCTAACGATCTGAAGGCGATAGATTTAACTTCCAAGGACTGCGTGGTGGGTATCGCTGCGAGCGGACGGACCCCCTATGTGATCGGCGGCCTAAGCTACGCTAACTCCTTAGGCGCAAAAACCGTGGCGATGAGTTGTAATCCTGATGGTGCTATCCTTTCTCATGCAGCGGTTGCTATTGCTCTGAGTGTGGGGCCAGAGGTGCTTACCGGATCAACCCGTTTAAAAGCGGGTACCGCACAGAAGCTGGCATTGAACATGCTGTCTACGGCAACGATGGTGAAACTTGGCAAGGTATATCAAAACCTAATGGTGGATGTAGCGGCCTCCAATGAAAAACTGTATGCCAGAGCAGTCAGGATTGTTATGCTGGCGACAGAATGCCCATACGACACCGCAAAGGCTGCGCTGATTAAAAGCGGTTATCGTGCTAAAGTGGCCATATTGATGATACTTAGTAATCTATCGGCTGAAGAAGCTGAAGTCCGCTTGGCATCCAGTAATGGTAAATTAAGTGATGCCGTTTAA
- a CDS encoding dipeptidase — protein sequence MKTSLSLTAASFFIALIGCQSDQSDTATTIPTSENSLALAQEMIIADTHVDLPYRLEANYENVLAPTSTGDFDVPRARSGGLNAPFMSIYTPAGLEFEEVDTSKGNADQLIDMIEALVAQAPDQMAIVRSWSELEIAVTEGKLALPLGMENGSPIEGNLDNLQHFYDRGIRYITLAHSRSNHIADSSYDTERPAGGLTEFGEAVIREMNRLGIMVDISHVSDEAFYDVLEVTSKPVIASHSSARHFTPGFERNMSDEMITALGEQGGVIFINFGSAFLTEAANNYGPRQREFLANAGVTDADSEEAIALVEQWKLDNPYPYATLEDVLDHIDHAVALAGINAVGIGSDYDGVDDTLPVGLKDVSSYPNLIEGLLARGYSINDVEKIMSGNLKRVWLEVEQEA from the coding sequence ATGAAAACTTCGCTATCGCTCACCGCAGCATCATTTTTCATCGCTCTGATTGGTTGTCAATCCGATCAATCTGACACCGCAACAACCATCCCAACGAGTGAGAATTCGTTGGCTCTAGCCCAAGAAATGATTATCGCCGACACGCACGTCGACCTTCCTTATCGGCTTGAGGCGAACTATGAGAACGTGTTAGCACCAACTTCCACCGGTGATTTCGACGTCCCCCGTGCTCGCTCTGGTGGACTCAACGCACCCTTTATGTCGATCTACACCCCCGCCGGACTGGAGTTTGAAGAAGTAGATACCTCTAAGGGAAATGCTGATCAACTTATCGACATGATTGAAGCATTAGTCGCACAGGCACCGGATCAAATGGCAATTGTTCGCTCTTGGTCCGAGCTTGAAATCGCGGTGACTGAGGGTAAACTCGCCCTGCCACTCGGCATGGAAAACGGCTCCCCGATTGAGGGAAATCTTGATAATCTTCAGCACTTCTACGATCGGGGTATTCGCTACATCACACTAGCGCATTCTCGAAGCAACCATATTGCAGATTCCAGCTATGATACGGAGCGACCCGCAGGAGGGCTTACGGAATTTGGCGAGGCCGTGATCCGTGAAATGAATCGACTGGGCATCATGGTTGATATTTCACATGTCTCCGATGAGGCCTTTTACGATGTTCTTGAGGTCACTAGCAAACCCGTGATCGCTAGCCACAGCTCGGCTCGTCATTTCACACCTGGATTCGAACGTAATATGTCGGATGAGATGATCACCGCACTTGGCGAACAGGGTGGCGTTATCTTTATCAATTTCGGCAGTGCCTTCCTAACTGAAGCTGCAAACAACTACGGCCCTCGGCAACGAGAATTTCTTGCTAACGCTGGCGTCACTGACGCGGATTCGGAGGAGGCCATTGCCCTAGTTGAACAGTGGAAATTAGATAATCCCTACCCCTATGCAACGTTAGAGGACGTATTGGATCATATCGATCATGCCGTGGCGCTTGCTGGTATCAACGCGGTTGGTATCGGTTCCGACTACGACGGTGTTGATGACACACTGCCAGTAGGCCTGAAAGACGTTTCAAGCTATCCGAATCTAATCGAGGGTCTTTTAGCACGCGGGTATAGTATTAACGACGTCGAAAAAATCATGAGTGGTAACCTGAAACGGGTTTGGCTTGAGGTTGAACAAGAAGCTTAA
- a CDS encoding LysE family translocator, producing the protein MDWQIALLFFPTFFLVSITPGLCMTLALTLGIRYGVRRTLWMMWGELLGVALVAISSVMGVAALLLSVPIAFTILKILGGGYLIYLGVKSWRQAVGEFHLANTSVSSAKALFSQGFITAIANPKGWAFMVALLPPFINESKPLAPQLTTLVLVIFCTEFISLLAYASGGRSLRKLLEKPGNAQLLERISGTVMIALGIWLLAT; encoded by the coding sequence GTGGATTGGCAAATTGCCCTGCTCTTTTTCCCCACCTTTTTCCTTGTTTCTATCACGCCCGGCTTATGTATGACGCTCGCCTTGACGTTGGGGATTCGATACGGGGTTAGGCGAACCCTTTGGATGATGTGGGGAGAGCTACTGGGCGTTGCTTTAGTTGCCATTTCCTCAGTAATGGGTGTTGCAGCACTGCTCTTGAGCGTTCCAATTGCTTTCACTATTCTAAAGATTCTGGGGGGCGGTTATCTCATTTACCTTGGCGTTAAAAGCTGGCGGCAAGCGGTGGGTGAGTTTCATCTAGCCAATACTTCCGTTAGTTCAGCGAAGGCGCTCTTTAGCCAGGGGTTTATTACTGCTATTGCCAACCCTAAGGGATGGGCCTTTATGGTCGCCTTACTTCCGCCGTTTATTAACGAATCCAAACCCTTGGCGCCGCAACTAACTACTCTCGTGTTAGTTATTTTCTGTACCGAATTCATTTCCCTTCTCGCCTACGCTTCAGGTGGTCGTAGTTTACGAAAATTATTGGAGAAGCCAGGCAATGCACAGCTGCTAGAACGAATTTCCGGTACAGTGATGATTGCTCTGGGGATTTGGCTCCTCGCCACCTAG